The Lutibacter sp. Hel_I_33_5 genome has a window encoding:
- a CDS encoding YgcG family protein — protein sequence MIRTSMINNQLSVYYKRAIFIVVLIVSQFSFSQGFQIPETPKFQTSVYDDVNLLSSSQKASLENKLVKYSDSTSTQIVVTIINSTEGENINYLAANWLTKWGLGQEKEDNGILIVLAKKDRKIAISTGFGIEHLLTDFTSKRIIERVIIPEFKKGDYSSGLDKGADAIFKTLNGEYKGTRKVSSDFNIMPIIFFILFIVFIILISRGNKNNRGGGRRNYRRDTVARDILETIILSNSGRSGGGGFGGFGGSSSGGGFGSGGFGGGFGGGMGGGGGASGGW from the coding sequence ATGATTCGTACATCAATGATCAATAATCAATTATCAGTTTATTATAAAAGAGCAATTTTTATTGTTGTTTTAATAGTAAGTCAATTTTCTTTTTCTCAAGGGTTTCAAATTCCTGAAACTCCAAAATTTCAAACGAGTGTTTATGATGATGTAAATCTACTTTCAAGTAGTCAAAAAGCTAGTTTAGAAAATAAATTAGTAAAGTATTCAGATTCTACTTCAACTCAAATTGTTGTAACTATAATTAATTCTACTGAGGGCGAGAATATAAATTACCTAGCAGCAAATTGGCTTACCAAATGGGGGTTGGGTCAAGAAAAAGAAGATAATGGGATTTTAATTGTATTAGCTAAAAAAGATAGAAAAATTGCAATTAGTACAGGTTTTGGAATAGAACATTTGTTAACAGATTTCACTTCTAAAAGAATTATTGAACGAGTAATTATTCCAGAATTTAAAAAAGGAGATTATTCTAGTGGTCTAGATAAAGGTGCTGATGCTATTTTTAAAACATTAAATGGTGAATATAAGGGAACTAGAAAAGTGTCTAGTGATTTTAATATCATGCCTATAATATTTTTTATTCTATTTATTGTCTTTATCATTTTAATTTCTAGAGGAAATAAAAATAATAGAGGTGGAGGTAGAAGAAACTACAGGAGAGATACGGTCGCAAGAGATATATTAGAGACTATTATTTTAAGCAACTCTGGTAGAAGCGGAGGTGGCGGCTTTGGTGGTTTTGGAGGTTCATCATCTGGTGGTGGATTTGGTAGCGGTGGCTTTGGAGGAGGTTTCGGTGGCGGAATGGGCGGCGGCGGCGGCGCTTCTGGTGGTTGGTAA
- a CDS encoding TPM domain-containing protein, with product MSKVEAFLTQQEEKEIISAIRTAEKNTSGEIRIHIESTSKVDHYERALEVFHLLKMDNTKESNAVLIYVAVHDKKFVIYGDKGINNVVDDSFWNTTKNVMQNHFKSGYFKQGIVDGILKAGEELKDHFPWQLNDEDELSNEISKG from the coding sequence ATGTCTAAAGTAGAAGCGTTTCTTACTCAACAAGAAGAAAAAGAAATTATTTCTGCTATTAGAACTGCAGAGAAAAATACTTCTGGCGAAATACGAATTCATATTGAATCTACTTCTAAGGTAGATCATTATGAGAGGGCGTTAGAAGTATTTCATCTCTTAAAAATGGATAATACAAAAGAGTCAAATGCTGTTTTGATTTATGTAGCTGTTCATGATAAAAAATTTGTTATTTATGGAGATAAAGGAATCAATAACGTAGTTGATGATTCTTTTTGGAATACTACTAAAAATGTAATGCAAAATCATTTTAAATCAGGATATTTCAAACAAGGAATTGTTGACGGAATTTTAAAAGCTGGTGAAGAACTAAAAGATCATTTTCCTTGGCAATTGAATGATGAAGATGAATTATCTAATGAAATTTCTAAAGGATGA
- a CDS encoding LemA family protein — MKKWLIPVIIIAVIAFGLYNWAVGFNNEAVGLQEDAKTTWSNVESSYQRRNDLIGNLVKTVRGAADFEKETLTEVINARAKATSVNINAGDLTPEKMAQFQQAQAGMSGALSKLLVSVERYPELKANANFLELQSQLEGTENRINVARDRFNEGVNKYNKHIKVFPNSVLAGWFNFDEMNRFKSKPGSENAPDVNFDFKKK, encoded by the coding sequence ATGAAAAAATGGTTAATTCCAGTAATTATCATCGCAGTAATTGCTTTTGGACTATACAATTGGGCAGTAGGATTTAATAATGAAGCAGTAGGTTTGCAAGAAGATGCAAAAACTACTTGGTCTAATGTAGAAAGTTCTTATCAACGTAGAAATGATTTAATCGGCAACTTAGTGAAAACTGTACGAGGAGCTGCAGATTTTGAAAAAGAAACTTTAACTGAAGTGATTAATGCTAGAGCCAAAGCAACTTCGGTAAATATTAATGCAGGTGATTTAACACCAGAAAAAATGGCACAATTTCAACAAGCACAAGCAGGAATGAGTGGGGCTTTATCTAAGTTATTGGTCTCAGTAGAACGTTATCCAGAGTTAAAAGCTAATGCTAATTTTTTAGAATTACAAAGTCAGTTAGAAGGTACAGAAAACAGAATTAATGTTGCAAGAGATCGTTTTAATGAAGGAGTAAATAAGTATAATAAACATATAAAAGTGTTTCCTAACTCAGTATTAGCTGGTTGGTTTAATTTTGATGAAATGAATCGTTTTAAATCAAAACCAGGCTCAGAAAATGCACCAGATGTAAACTTTGATTTCAAGAAAAAATAA
- a CDS encoding SDR family NAD(P)-dependent oxidoreductase has translation MNVKNKIIIVTGAGSGIGKATAIHFAKHGGTVVVSDINLENAEKVVDEIVTNGGNAVPIKANVADFTEVENLVSQTVEKFGQLDVIVNNAGIGPNLLKTHESSIKDWDKVIAVNQTGVFYCMKVALQQFLKQGGGNIVNIASLAGLKASPNNISYSASKFAVVGMTKSAAMEYATKNIRVNAVCPGYTESALLNQLLGAKPEMDAILKSVIPMKRYGQAEEIADAVVWLASDNTKFITGQTITLDGGTSL, from the coding sequence ATGAATGTAAAAAATAAAATAATTATTGTTACAGGAGCAGGTTCTGGAATAGGAAAAGCAACAGCAATTCATTTTGCTAAGCATGGCGGAACAGTTGTAGTTTCTGATATAAATTTAGAAAATGCAGAAAAAGTTGTTGATGAAATTGTAACAAATGGAGGAAATGCGGTACCTATAAAAGCAAATGTTGCTGATTTTACTGAAGTAGAAAATTTAGTTAGTCAAACGGTAGAGAAATTTGGACAATTGGATGTTATTGTAAATAATGCCGGAATTGGTCCTAATTTATTAAAAACCCATGAGTCAAGTATAAAAGATTGGGATAAAGTTATTGCTGTAAATCAGACTGGTGTGTTTTATTGTATGAAAGTAGCATTGCAACAATTTTTAAAACAAGGTGGAGGAAATATTGTAAATATTGCTTCTTTAGCAGGTTTAAAAGCTTCACCAAATAATATTAGTTACAGCGCAAGTAAATTTGCTGTAGTTGGTATGACAAAATCTGCAGCGATGGAATATGCAACAAAAAATATAAGAGTAAATGCGGTTTGTCCTGGATATACAGAATCAGCTTTGTTAAACCAGTTATTAGGTGCAAAACCAGAAATGGATGCTATTTTAAAAAGTGTAATTCCAATGAAAAGATATGGTCAAGCAGAAGAAATAGCTGATGCTGTTGTTTGGTTGGCTTCGGATAATACAAAGTTTATAACTGGGCAAACTATTACTTTAGATGGTGGAACATCGCTTTAA
- a CDS encoding phosphotransferase family protein, translating to MSNQKVRKGEELNEVLLKKFLQESNIINSTESDLIVEQFTHGFSNLTYLLKIENKEFVLRKPPKGAIKRGHDMSREFKVQSGVIKAFSKVPKMYVFCDDESILGSDFYIMEKVEGIILNYKEAHKRNISSSEYKTIANSWLDTLVELHAIDYKAIGLGDLGKPEGYVERQVTNWGKQYLKAKTDEYPEAEIVMKWMKEHQPKKYDHCLIHNDFKYDNIVFMDDSWQEVSAVLDWEMATLGDPLMDLGTSLGYWTVATDHDFVKQGIPSPTIFEGNPIRSEIAQLYAEKSGRNVDNLIFYYAFGLFKIAVIAQQIYFRYSKGLTTDPRFANLNKAAELCCKLAVKAIKTKSID from the coding sequence ATGAGTAATCAAAAAGTAAGAAAAGGGGAAGAATTAAATGAAGTTCTGCTGAAGAAATTTCTGCAAGAAAGTAACATTATTAATTCTACAGAAAGTGATTTGATTGTAGAACAATTCACACACGGATTTTCGAATCTTACGTATTTATTAAAAATAGAAAATAAAGAATTTGTTTTAAGAAAACCGCCCAAAGGAGCAATTAAGAGAGGTCATGATATGAGTCGTGAATTCAAAGTGCAAAGTGGTGTTATAAAAGCATTTTCCAAAGTTCCAAAAATGTATGTTTTTTGTGATGATGAATCTATTTTAGGAAGTGATTTTTATATCATGGAAAAAGTAGAAGGCATCATCTTAAATTATAAAGAAGCTCATAAAAGAAATATTTCATCATCAGAGTATAAAACAATTGCAAATTCTTGGCTAGACACTTTAGTAGAATTACATGCTATAGATTATAAAGCAATAGGGTTAGGTGATTTAGGGAAACCTGAAGGATATGTAGAAAGACAAGTTACAAACTGGGGAAAACAATATTTAAAGGCAAAAACCGATGAATATCCAGAAGCGGAAATTGTAATGAAATGGATGAAAGAACATCAACCTAAAAAATATGATCATTGCTTAATTCATAACGATTTTAAATATGATAATATTGTTTTTATGGATGATTCATGGCAAGAAGTTTCTGCTGTTTTAGATTGGGAAATGGCAACTTTAGGAGATCCTTTAATGGATTTAGGTACTTCTTTAGGATATTGGACAGTAGCTACAGATCATGATTTTGTGAAGCAAGGAATACCGTCTCCAACTATTTTTGAAGGAAATCCTATTAGAAGTGAAATTGCTCAATTATATGCTGAAAAATCAGGGAGAAATGTAGATAATTTAATTTTTTATTATGCTTTTGGTTTATTTAAAATTGCGGTCATAGCACAACAAATTTATTTTAGATATTCTAAAGGATTAACAACAGATCCACGTTTTGCAAACCTAAATAAAGCTGCAGAATTATGTTGTAAGTTAGCTGTAAAAGCGATTAAAACTAAATCAATAGATTAA
- a CDS encoding acyl-CoA dehydrogenase family protein, whose product MDFNYSNKTKELQKKLNSFIEEHIVPIENEFIAFQSDQKNMWKRFPKTEMLKQKAKEADLWNLFLPKDYGDLSPGLTNLEYASLAEIMGKKIWISEIFNCSAPDTGNMEVLAKYGNEAQKNKWLTPLMNGEIRSAFLMTEPQVASSDATNIETSIVLEGDEYVINGRKWWSSGAMDPHCKVAIVMGKTDVNANRHQQQSMVLVPMDTPGLEVIRPLSVLGFYDSPEGHAEIQLTNVRVPKENLILGEGRGFEIAQGRLGPGRIHHCMRLVGMAQYALEMMSKRTLERETFGKKFYDYSSIRHEIAKSQCEIEQARLLTLSAADKMDKLGNKEAKDLIAMIKIVAPNMALKVIDRAMQIFGGKGVGPDTYLPHYFAIARMLRLADGPDEVHMYQLGKSCIKKYGSN is encoded by the coding sequence ATGGACTTTAATTACTCAAATAAAACAAAAGAATTACAGAAAAAACTGAATAGTTTTATTGAAGAACATATTGTGCCAATAGAAAACGAATTTATAGCTTTTCAAAGTGATCAAAAAAATATGTGGAAACGTTTTCCTAAAACGGAAATGTTAAAACAAAAAGCAAAAGAAGCTGATTTATGGAATTTGTTTCTTCCAAAAGATTATGGTGATTTAAGTCCAGGGTTAACCAATTTAGAATATGCTTCTTTAGCAGAGATAATGGGTAAAAAAATCTGGATTTCAGAAATTTTTAACTGTTCTGCTCCAGATACAGGAAACATGGAAGTATTAGCAAAATACGGAAATGAAGCTCAAAAAAATAAATGGTTAACACCTTTAATGAATGGCGAAATTCGTTCTGCTTTTTTAATGACAGAACCTCAAGTAGCTTCATCAGATGCTACAAATATTGAAACTTCAATTGTTTTAGAAGGAGATGAATATGTGATAAATGGGCGAAAATGGTGGTCTTCAGGCGCAATGGATCCTCATTGCAAGGTGGCTATTGTTATGGGAAAAACGGATGTTAATGCGAACAGACATCAACAACAAAGTATGGTTTTGGTGCCTATGGATACTCCAGGGTTAGAAGTGATTAGGCCGCTTTCTGTTTTAGGCTTTTATGATTCTCCAGAAGGACATGCAGAAATTCAATTAACCAATGTTAGAGTTCCAAAAGAGAATTTAATTTTAGGAGAAGGGAGAGGTTTCGAAATTGCGCAAGGCCGTTTAGGACCAGGAAGAATTCATCATTGTATGCGTTTGGTAGGAATGGCTCAATACGCATTAGAAATGATGTCTAAAAGAACTTTAGAAAGAGAAACTTTCGGTAAAAAGTTTTATGATTATAGTAGTATTCGTCATGAAATTGCAAAATCACAATGTGAAATTGAACAAGCTCGTTTGTTAACACTTTCTGCTGCTGATAAAATGGATAAACTAGGCAATAAAGAGGCTAAAGATTTAATTGCGATGATAAAAATTGTTGCGCCTAATATGGCTTTGAAAGTTATTGATAGAGCGATGCAGATTTTTGGAGGAAAAGGTGTTGGTCCAGATACGTATTTGCCACATTATTTTGCAATTGCAAGAATGTTGCGTTTAGCAGATGGACCCGATGAAGTACATATGTATCAACTAGGAAAAAGTTGTATTAAAAAATACGGAAGTAATTAA
- a CDS encoding SDR family NAD(P)-dependent oxidoreductase, whose translation MHIKEQFNLENKVAIITGSSKGIGKAIAKGLAEQGVQVVISSRSQEACDEVVKEFITEGLKAVGIACHIGKEEQRKNLIDKTIEAFGRIDVLVNNAAINPVFGPIEDVNPAIFDKIMDVNVKAPWSLSNLVLPHFQANKNGSIINIASVEALTPGFGLGIYSTSKAAILMLTKNQAKEWGQYGVKANAICPGLIKTKFSAALWQNEKILGKIEKSLPSARMGMPEEMVGLACLLASDAGNYMTGGVYTADGGYMIAG comes from the coding sequence ATGCATATAAAAGAACAATTTAATTTAGAAAATAAAGTAGCAATTATCACTGGTTCTAGTAAAGGAATTGGGAAAGCTATTGCTAAAGGATTAGCGGAACAAGGAGTACAAGTTGTAATTTCGAGTAGAAGTCAAGAAGCATGTGATGAAGTTGTAAAAGAATTTATAACAGAAGGATTAAAAGCAGTTGGAATTGCTTGTCATATAGGGAAAGAAGAGCAGCGTAAAAATTTAATTGATAAAACAATTGAAGCTTTTGGACGAATTGATGTTTTAGTAAATAATGCTGCAATCAATCCAGTTTTTGGACCTATTGAAGATGTAAATCCTGCAATTTTTGATAAAATTATGGATGTAAATGTAAAAGCACCTTGGTCTTTATCAAATTTAGTGCTACCACATTTTCAAGCAAATAAAAATGGAAGTATTATTAATATTGCTTCAGTTGAAGCCTTAACTCCTGGTTTTGGATTAGGGATTTATAGTACCAGTAAAGCCGCTATTTTAATGTTGACTAAAAATCAGGCAAAAGAATGGGGGCAATATGGTGTAAAAGCAAATGCTATTTGCCCAGGATTGATTAAAACAAAATTCAGTGCAGCTTTGTGGCAAAATGAAAAAATATTAGGTAAGATTGAAAAATCTTTACCAAGTGCAAGAATGGGAATGCCAGAAGAAATGGTAGGCTTAGCTTGCTTGTTAGCTTCAGATGCTGGAAATTATATGACTGGGGGAGTTTATACTGCTGATGGTGGTTATATGATTGCTGGATAA
- a CDS encoding acyl-CoA dehydrogenase produces the protein MPKKYVDLETLKYILYDIHRLEDLLTRERFQDHDLESLDLFIESIKEFSDRELYPYFQEMDETPAYHKDGTVIVHEQVKTVMLKSGEMGIIAGAFNYEDGGLQIPFSALQAAVYIMDAANNHLPGYPSLTQGSAELIVEFGSDSLKEKYVPNMLSGVWGGTMCLTEPQAGSSLSDIVTKATPTNEGYYKILGQKIFISGGDHQYADNFVHLVLARIEGAPKGTKGISLFVVPKKRIKEDGTLEYNDVMTVADFQKMGQRGYCTTHLGFGDTDDCRGWLVGEMHKGLNQMFLMMNGARIAVGRGASAIAMAAYRASLQYANERPQGRKLTADGKKNPTEKQSLIIEHPDVRRMLLLQKSIAEGSLSLVFLASKYHDIISTATSKEEKEKYNLLLEMIIPIVKTFPSEAGAESVDNGLQVLGGYGFCTDFTLQQYYRDIRISALYEGTTGIQSQDLLGRKVPMQNGKALELLAAEIMQTIQLASNDEELKKYAAVLGDKLKLSQKVLGHLMPFAMKGNYERYLADANLFMEYLSIVVLGWLWLEMAVDAKNELNNSNRKYSEIFYESKIHTMKFYFKYEVPKTNSLAESLMSDEVVTIKKDKEYIL, from the coding sequence ATGCCAAAAAAGTATGTAGACCTAGAGACACTTAAATACATACTTTATGATATTCACAGATTAGAAGATTTATTGACAAGAGAACGATTTCAAGATCACGATTTGGAATCTTTAGACCTATTTATTGAATCAATAAAAGAATTTTCTGATAGAGAGTTGTATCCATATTTTCAAGAAATGGATGAAACTCCTGCATATCATAAAGATGGAACCGTAATTGTTCATGAACAAGTAAAAACAGTAATGCTTAAATCTGGAGAGATGGGTATTATTGCTGGTGCTTTTAATTATGAGGATGGAGGTTTGCAAATCCCATTTTCAGCGCTCCAAGCAGCAGTTTATATTATGGATGCTGCTAACAATCATTTACCAGGTTATCCAAGTTTAACGCAAGGCTCTGCAGAATTAATTGTAGAATTTGGAAGTGATAGTTTAAAGGAAAAATATGTACCAAATATGTTGTCTGGAGTTTGGGGAGGAACCATGTGTTTAACTGAGCCGCAAGCAGGTAGTTCGCTTTCAGATATAGTAACAAAAGCAACACCAACTAATGAAGGTTATTATAAAATTTTGGGGCAAAAAATCTTTATTTCTGGAGGAGATCATCAATATGCAGATAATTTTGTGCATTTAGTATTAGCTAGAATTGAAGGTGCTCCAAAAGGAACTAAAGGAATTTCTTTGTTTGTTGTTCCTAAAAAGAGAATTAAAGAAGATGGAACTCTTGAATATAATGATGTGATGACTGTTGCCGATTTTCAAAAAATGGGGCAAAGAGGATATTGTACAACACACTTAGGTTTTGGAGATACTGATGATTGTAGAGGTTGGCTAGTTGGTGAAATGCACAAAGGTTTAAATCAAATGTTTTTGATGATGAATGGTGCAAGAATAGCAGTTGGAAGAGGAGCTTCTGCAATTGCAATGGCAGCCTATAGAGCTTCTTTACAATATGCAAATGAAAGACCACAAGGAAGAAAATTAACTGCAGATGGAAAGAAAAATCCAACCGAAAAACAGAGTTTAATTATAGAACATCCAGATGTAAGAAGGATGTTATTGTTACAAAAATCAATAGCAGAAGGGTCTTTAAGTTTGGTGTTTTTAGCATCAAAATATCATGATATAATTTCTACAGCAACATCAAAAGAAGAAAAAGAAAAGTACAATTTACTGTTAGAAATGATAATTCCAATTGTAAAAACTTTCCCTTCAGAAGCTGGTGCAGAATCGGTAGATAATGGCTTGCAAGTTCTTGGTGGATATGGTTTTTGTACCGATTTCACGTTGCAACAATATTATAGAGATATTAGAATTTCTGCTTTGTATGAAGGGACAACAGGTATACAGTCTCAAGATTTATTGGGTAGAAAAGTACCAATGCAAAATGGAAAAGCATTAGAATTATTGGCTGCAGAAATTATGCAAACAATTCAATTAGCATCTAATGATGAAGAGCTAAAAAAATATGCAGCAGTTTTAGGTGATAAATTAAAACTTTCTCAAAAAGTTTTAGGACATTTAATGCCTTTTGCTATGAAAGGAAATTACGAACGTTATTTAGCAGATGCTAATTTATTTATGGAATATTTAAGTATTGTTGTTTTAGGTTGGTTATGGTTAGAAATGGCTGTTGATGCTAAAAATGAATTGAATAATTCTAATAGAAAGTATTCTGAAATTTTTTACGAAAGTAAAATTCATACCATGAAATTTTACTTTAAATATGAAGTTCCTAAAACAAATTCTTTAGCAGAATCTTTAATGAGCGATGAAGTAGTAACCATCAAAAAAGACAAAGAATATATTTTATAA
- a CDS encoding MerR family transcriptional regulator: MYIDLPEKRYYKIGEVAKAFSVNTSLIRFWEKEFDIIKPKKNAKGNRLFTPDDIANFKLIYNLVKERGFTLDGAKQKLKKNPNQVIDNHDIISRLELVKAELLKIKNQL, encoded by the coding sequence ATGTATATAGATTTACCAGAAAAAAGATATTATAAAATTGGAGAAGTAGCCAAAGCCTTTTCTGTAAACACTTCTTTAATACGTTTTTGGGAAAAAGAGTTTGACATCATCAAACCTAAAAAAAACGCTAAAGGAAATCGATTATTTACCCCCGATGATATTGCAAATTTTAAACTAATTTATAATTTAGTTAAAGAGCGAGGTTTTACTTTAGATGGAGCAAAGCAAAAGTTGAAGAAAAACCCAAATCAGGTTATAGATAATCATGATATTATAAGTCGATTAGAGCTTGTAAAAGCAGAACTTCTCAAAATTAAAAATCAACTATAA
- a CDS encoding M23 family metallopeptidase has translation MAKVKYYYDPETLSYRKITVKKSYFYRKLLFSAIAVLLIAFFGFVGFSQFLMSPNERAQQRELENLKLHYDLLNIRMQENSEILGQLQERDNNIYRSYFEANPIPEEQRKAGFGGVNRYKYLDGFDNSKMIKNATKELDILSKQLVVQSKSLDEIVALAKEKENMLASIPAILPVKKEDLTSVASGYKWRMHPILKINKFHKGMDFTAPLGTPIHASGNGIVIRSERSATYGNVVYISHGYGYKTIYAHMKNTNVRKGAKVKRGDVIGFVGNTGLSVSSHLHYEVHKNDRALNPINFYYGDLTPEEFASLQKTSEESQSFD, from the coding sequence ATGGCGAAAGTAAAATATTATTATGACCCAGAAACGTTATCGTATAGAAAAATTACGGTAAAGAAAAGCTATTTTTATAGGAAATTGCTTTTTAGTGCAATTGCTGTTTTACTAATAGCTTTCTTCGGTTTTGTTGGTTTTAGTCAGTTTTTGATGTCGCCAAATGAAAGAGCGCAACAACGAGAACTAGAGAATTTAAAACTGCATTACGATTTGTTGAATATACGTATGCAAGAGAACTCAGAAATACTGGGTCAATTACAAGAAAGAGATAATAATATCTATAGATCTTATTTTGAAGCTAATCCGATTCCTGAAGAACAACGAAAAGCAGGTTTTGGAGGTGTGAATAGATATAAATATTTAGATGGATTTGATAATTCTAAAATGATTAAAAACGCAACAAAAGAGTTGGATATTTTGTCTAAACAATTAGTTGTACAATCAAAATCATTAGATGAAATAGTTGCATTAGCCAAAGAAAAGGAAAATATGTTGGCATCAATTCCAGCAATTCTTCCTGTAAAGAAAGAAGATTTAACCTCTGTTGCTTCTGGGTATAAATGGAGAATGCATCCTATCTTAAAAATTAATAAGTTTCATAAAGGGATGGATTTTACTGCGCCTTTAGGAACGCCTATTCATGCGTCTGGAAACGGAATAGTGATCAGATCAGAACGAAGTGCAACTTACGGTAATGTTGTGTATATCAGTCATGGATATGGGTATAAAACCATTTATGCACACATGAAAAATACCAATGTTAGAAAGGGAGCTAAAGTAAAAAGAGGTGATGTTATTGGATTTGTTGGTAATACAGGTTTATCGGTTTCTTCACATTTACATTATGAGGTGCATAAAAATGATAGAGCATTAAATCCTATTAATTTTTATTATGGAGATTTAACTCCAGAAGAGTTTGCCTCTTTACAAAAAACATCCGAAGAAAGTCAATCTTTTGATTAA